In Aedes albopictus strain Foshan unplaced genomic scaffold, AalbF5 HiC_scaffold_27, whole genome shotgun sequence, a single window of DNA contains:
- the LOC115268747 gene encoding GILT-like protein 3, which produces MMSRRPKPVTKSTIMTPKTAMMIGILSVAIIFSLSAGQEIDSGWNKESVPNGNGTAADHNGPDDDKLRVTIYYEALCYDSISFITNQLAPAWEKLRDQMDLKLVPFGKAYIDDSNPADPVYYCQHGRRECTLNIQHGCILAKLPFEKAFPVVACLMKGIRTSFVQCIKRNQTVKAAVQECSQGQEGAKLYKGYEDDTNRVATPLSFVPTIEVDEVYDIYEQDRWLYRFENTFRRNYEKKFGRSLD; this is translated from the exons ATGATGAGCCGTCGTCCAAAGCCGGTGACGAAATCGACGATAATGACACCGAAGACGGCGATGATGATTGGAATTTTGTCGGTGGCCATTATTTTCTCATTATCGGCCGGACAAGAAATTGATTCCGGCTGGAACAAGGAATCGGTCCCGAATGGCAACGGAACGGCCGCGGACCACAACGGTCCCGATGATGATAAATTACGAGTGACAATTTATTACGAAGCACTTTGCTACGACAGTATCTCATTTATCACCAATCAGCTTGCTCCGGCTTGGGAGAAACTCCGGGACCAGATGGATCTCAAGTTGGTGCCCTTCGGGAAGGCATAC ATTGATGACTCCAATCCAGCGGATCCGGTCTATTACTGCCAGCATGGTAGACGCGAGTGCACTCTGAATATTCAGCACGGTTGTATTCTGGCCAAGTTGCCCTTCGAGAAGGCGTTCCCCGTGGTGGCCTGTCTGATGAAGGGCATACGAACGTCGTTCGTTCAG TGCATCAAGCGAAACCAAACGGTCAAGGCTGCAGTCCAGGAGTGTTCCCAAGGTCAGGAAGGAGCCAAGCTGTACAAAGGCTACGAAGACGATACCAATCGGGTGGCAACGCCGCTGTCGTTCGTACCCACGATTGAGGTTGATGAG GTCTACGACATCTACGAGCAGGATCGATGGTTGTACCGGTTTGAAAACACGTTCAGGAGAAACTACGAAAAGAAATTTGGCAGAAGCTTAGACTGA